In Streptomyces qaidamensis, one DNA window encodes the following:
- a CDS encoding DMT family transporter has protein sequence MSVPVLALALGAACCLGFGFVLQQNAAQRAPLSDFLSFRLLIDLVKVPRWVGGIALMVVGMGLGAAALGQGELSLVEPLLATNLLFALALSRRQTRQPLGRQGWAGLILLAGGVTAFIVAGRPEGGAAGGGPVRQWVIIGVMIGLALLLTAHGRRTRLGSGPVLLALAAGLLYGVQDALTRVSGQKVSEGGLAELLTGWEPYAVLALGVTGLILVQSAFETASLRKSLPALTAAQPLAGIVCGVGFLGDRLRTDAMALGWEAGGLLAVVAGIVLLGLHPAMPQGATERARVAAPAVSPASP, from the coding sequence GTGTCGGTTCCTGTACTGGCGCTCGCCCTGGGCGCCGCCTGCTGTCTGGGCTTCGGCTTCGTCCTCCAGCAGAACGCGGCACAGCGTGCCCCGCTGAGCGACTTCCTGTCCTTCCGTCTGCTGATCGACCTCGTGAAGGTGCCGCGCTGGGTCGGCGGCATCGCACTGATGGTGGTCGGCATGGGGCTCGGCGCCGCCGCGCTGGGGCAGGGCGAGCTGTCGCTGGTGGAGCCGCTGCTGGCGACGAACCTGCTCTTCGCCCTCGCGCTCTCCCGTCGGCAGACCCGGCAGCCACTGGGCCGCCAGGGCTGGGCGGGCCTGATCCTGCTGGCCGGCGGGGTCACGGCGTTCATCGTGGCGGGCCGGCCGGAGGGCGGAGCCGCGGGAGGCGGTCCGGTGCGGCAGTGGGTGATCATCGGGGTCATGATCGGGCTCGCCCTGCTGCTCACGGCGCACGGCAGGCGGACCCGGCTCGGCTCGGGCCCGGTCCTGCTCGCCCTGGCCGCCGGACTGCTCTACGGCGTGCAGGACGCGCTGACCCGGGTCAGCGGCCAGAAGGTCTCCGAAGGCGGTCTCGCCGAGCTGCTCACCGGCTGGGAGCCGTACGCGGTCCTCGCGCTGGGCGTCACGGGGCTGATCCTCGTGCAGAGCGCGTTCGAGACCGCGTCCCTGCGCAAGTCGCTTCCCGCCCTGACGGCGGCGCAGCCGCTCGCCGGGATCGTCTGCGGCGTCGGCTTCCTGGGCGACCGGCTGCGCACCGACGCGATGGCCCTGGGCTGGGAGGCCGGTGGTCTGCTGGCCGTCGTGGCCGGAATCGTGCTGCTCGGGCTGCACCCGGCGATGCCGCAGGGGGCGACGGAGCGGGCACGGGTGGCCGCACCCGCGGTGAGCCCGGCCTCGCCCTGA
- a CDS encoding NADP-dependent oxidoreductase, with translation MKAISYSRYGGPEVLAFGEVREPKVGPDAVLVKVRAASVNPVDWKAREGYLDGILAPVFPVVPGWDVSGVVVRPGVAVSEFDVGDEVIGYVREDFLSRGTFAEYVAAPLRTLARKPRNLSFEEAAGLPLVGLTAYQVLINVLQVKRGETVLVHAAAGGVGSIAVQLGVHLGARVIGTASESNHDFVRGLGGEPVVYGEGLGERVRGLAPEGVDAVFDTVGGDALKVSANLLAPEGRLVSIADNDVVEYGGRYYFVRPDAQDLQRLADLAEQGVVSVHVDATFPLERAADAHRLNQEGRTRGKIVVTVDWEGERA, from the coding sequence ATGAAGGCCATCAGCTACTCACGCTACGGCGGACCCGAGGTGCTGGCGTTCGGGGAGGTCCGCGAACCGAAGGTCGGCCCCGACGCGGTGCTGGTGAAGGTGCGGGCGGCGTCCGTGAACCCCGTCGACTGGAAGGCCCGTGAGGGATACCTCGACGGGATCCTCGCCCCCGTGTTCCCCGTGGTGCCCGGCTGGGACGTCTCGGGCGTCGTCGTACGGCCCGGCGTGGCCGTCTCGGAGTTCGACGTCGGGGACGAGGTCATCGGGTACGTGCGCGAGGACTTCCTCTCCCGCGGCACCTTCGCCGAGTACGTGGCCGCGCCCCTGCGCACCCTCGCGCGCAAGCCGCGCAACCTCTCCTTCGAGGAGGCGGCCGGGCTGCCGCTGGTCGGGCTCACCGCCTACCAGGTGCTGATCAACGTGCTCCAGGTGAAGCGGGGCGAGACCGTCCTGGTGCACGCCGCGGCCGGGGGTGTCGGTTCGATCGCCGTGCAGCTCGGCGTCCACCTCGGCGCCCGGGTGATCGGTACGGCGAGCGAGTCCAACCACGACTTCGTACGGGGCCTCGGCGGGGAGCCGGTGGTGTACGGCGAGGGCCTGGGCGAGCGGGTGCGCGGACTGGCTCCGGAGGGCGTGGACGCCGTGTTCGACACCGTCGGCGGCGACGCGCTGAAGGTGTCGGCGAACCTGCTGGCCCCCGAGGGCCGCCTGGTGTCGATCGCCGACAACGACGTCGTGGAATACGGCGGCCGCTACTACTTCGTCCGTCCCGACGCTCAGGACCTCCAGCGTCTGGCCGACCTCGCGGAGCAGGGCGTGGTGAGCGTGCACGTCGACGCGACGTTCCCCCTGGAGCGGGCGGCGGACGCGCACCGGCTGAACCAGGAAGGCCGCACCCGCGGCAAGATCGTCGTGACGGTGGACTGGGAGGGCGAGCGCGCCTGA
- a CDS encoding TetR/AcrR family transcriptional regulator, producing MPRTTDSDGTPVPQRLLAAATRLFAEQGYDRTSVQEIVEAAGVTKGALYHYFGSKDDLLHEVYARVLRIQQERLDAVAGADQPVEKRLRHAAADVVVTTIENLDDAMIFWRSMHHLSPEKDKQVRAERRRYHERFRALVEEGQESGVFSRATPADLVVDYHFGSVHHLSTWYRPDGPLTPQQVADHLADLLLRALRP from the coding sequence GTGCCCAGGACCACGGACTCGGACGGCACGCCCGTGCCTCAGCGGCTCCTCGCCGCCGCCACCCGGCTCTTCGCCGAGCAGGGCTACGACCGTACCTCGGTGCAGGAGATCGTCGAGGCGGCCGGCGTCACCAAGGGAGCGCTGTACCACTACTTCGGATCCAAGGACGACCTGCTGCACGAGGTGTACGCGCGCGTGCTGCGCATCCAGCAGGAGCGGCTGGACGCCGTGGCCGGTGCCGACCAGCCGGTCGAGAAGCGGCTGCGGCACGCCGCAGCGGACGTCGTGGTGACGACCATCGAGAACCTCGACGACGCCATGATCTTCTGGCGTTCGATGCACCACCTCAGCCCCGAGAAGGACAAGCAGGTCCGCGCCGAACGCCGCCGCTACCACGAGCGCTTCCGCGCGCTCGTGGAGGAGGGCCAGGAGTCGGGCGTCTTCTCCCGGGCGACTCCGGCGGACCTCGTGGTCGACTACCACTTCGGCTCGGTCCACCACCTGTCGACGTGGTACCGCCCCGACGGCCCCCTCACGCCCCAGCAGGTCGCGGACCACCTGGCCGACCTACTGCTGCGCGCCCTGCGCCCGTAG
- a CDS encoding NUDIX hydrolase, whose amino-acid sequence MSAADEILDIVDEHDQVIGQLPRGEVYARGLRHRCVFIQARDAEGRVFVHRRTPTKLVFPSLYDMFVGGVVGAGESYGTAALREAEEELGVSGLPQPRHLFTFLYDNGSGRSWWSAVYEVRCELPVRPQAEEVAWYDFLPEAEVERRLGDWEWVPDGLAAYERLKVFRSDGSGGAGRDAG is encoded by the coding sequence ATGAGCGCTGCCGACGAGATCCTCGACATCGTGGACGAGCACGACCAGGTCATCGGGCAGTTGCCCCGCGGCGAGGTCTACGCCCGGGGACTGCGCCACCGCTGCGTGTTCATCCAGGCCCGGGACGCCGAGGGCCGCGTCTTCGTGCACCGGCGCACCCCGACCAAGCTGGTCTTCCCCTCCCTCTACGACATGTTCGTCGGCGGGGTCGTCGGCGCGGGCGAGTCCTACGGGACAGCGGCCCTGCGCGAGGCCGAGGAGGAACTGGGCGTGAGCGGCCTGCCGCAGCCGCGGCACCTCTTCACGTTCCTCTACGACAACGGCTCCGGCCGGAGCTGGTGGTCGGCGGTTTACGAGGTGCGCTGCGAGCTGCCCGTGCGGCCGCAGGCCGAGGAGGTGGCCTGGTACGACTTCCTGCCCGAGGCCGAGGTCGAGCGGCGCCTCGGCGACTGGGAGTGGGTGCCGGACGGGCTGGCGGCGTACGAGCGGCTCAAGGTGTTCCGGTCGGACGGCTCGGGCGGAGCCGGACGGGACGCCGGGTAG
- a CDS encoding YidH family protein — MIEFVRNVRLWFVPAQVREDGETPDYRFSLANERTFLAWLRTALALIGGGFAVDQFLPGLRWAWRVGLALALLGAGVLCSLRAVNHWMRCERAMRRGEDLPVSRFPALLSLVVAVVAVAMVLVVLVGWEG, encoded by the coding sequence GTGATCGAGTTCGTACGGAACGTCCGGCTGTGGTTCGTGCCGGCGCAGGTCCGGGAGGACGGCGAGACGCCCGACTACCGGTTCTCGCTGGCCAATGAACGCACCTTCCTGGCCTGGCTGCGCACCGCGCTCGCGCTGATCGGCGGCGGCTTCGCCGTGGACCAGTTCCTGCCGGGCCTGCGCTGGGCCTGGCGGGTCGGGCTGGCACTCGCGCTGCTGGGCGCGGGCGTGCTGTGCTCGCTGCGGGCCGTCAACCACTGGATGCGCTGCGAGCGGGCCATGCGCCGGGGCGAGGACCTGCCGGTGTCCAGGTTCCCGGCACTGCTGAGCCTCGTCGTGGCGGTCGTGGCCGTGGCCATGGTCTTGGTGGTGCTGGTGGGGTGGGAGGGGTGA
- a CDS encoding exo-beta-N-acetylmuramidase NamZ domain-containing protein → MRPSRRTLLTAATAAAASLTPTTAEARRHRRTGFENLAASGYEPLRGQRIGIVTNPTGITRDARHIVDVMHADTRVDLRAVFGPEHGFRGTAQAGGSEGRHDDPATGLPVYDTYLKSGRPLADVFTASGVDTVVFDIQDVGARFYTYIWTLYDCMEAARLAGKRFVVLDRPNPVTGRAALGPVLHKEFATFVGRQPIAQAHGMTVAELARLFNGEFLTEPVPLETVPMSGWKRSDFYDASGLPWVPPSPNMPTPETALVYSGTCLFEGTNLSEGRGTTRPFELLGAEGVDRRWAAAANELALPGVRFREAYFAPTFSKFQGKTVGGVQVHVHDRAAFDPVRTGIALLVTAKRVWSGFAWRPDNWIDKLTGSARVRTMIDAGADTDEVVAGWQEDLAAFRRMRRKYLHYR, encoded by the coding sequence ATGCGCCCTTCCAGACGGACCTTACTCACAGCGGCCACTGCGGCAGCCGCATCGCTCACCCCCACCACCGCCGAAGCCCGGCGCCACCGGCGAACCGGCTTCGAGAACCTCGCCGCGTCCGGTTACGAACCCCTGCGCGGGCAGCGCATCGGCATCGTCACCAACCCCACCGGCATCACCCGCGACGCCCGGCACATCGTCGACGTCATGCACGCGGACACCCGAGTGGATCTGAGGGCCGTCTTCGGCCCCGAGCACGGCTTCCGCGGCACCGCCCAGGCCGGCGGTTCCGAGGGCCGTCACGACGACCCGGCGACCGGCCTGCCGGTCTACGACACGTACCTCAAGAGCGGCCGGCCGCTCGCCGACGTCTTCACCGCGTCCGGCGTCGACACGGTCGTCTTCGACATCCAGGACGTCGGCGCCCGCTTCTACACGTACATCTGGACGCTGTACGACTGCATGGAGGCAGCCCGGCTCGCCGGCAAGCGGTTCGTCGTGCTGGACCGGCCCAACCCGGTGACCGGCCGGGCGGCCCTCGGCCCGGTCCTGCACAAGGAGTTCGCCACCTTCGTCGGGCGGCAGCCCATCGCCCAGGCCCACGGGATGACCGTCGCCGAGCTGGCGCGGCTGTTCAACGGGGAGTTCCTGACCGAGCCCGTGCCGCTGGAGACCGTGCCGATGTCGGGCTGGAAACGGTCGGACTTCTACGACGCCTCCGGACTGCCCTGGGTGCCGCCGAGCCCCAACATGCCGACGCCGGAGACGGCCCTGGTGTACTCGGGGACGTGCCTGTTCGAGGGCACGAACCTGTCGGAGGGGCGCGGCACGACCCGGCCGTTCGAACTGCTGGGCGCGGAGGGCGTCGACCGGCGCTGGGCGGCCGCCGCGAACGAACTCGCCCTGCCCGGGGTGCGGTTCAGGGAGGCCTACTTCGCGCCCACGTTCTCGAAGTTCCAGGGGAAGACGGTCGGCGGTGTGCAGGTGCATGTGCACGACCGGGCCGCGTTCGATCCGGTCCGCACGGGGATCGCCCTGCTCGTCACCGCCAAGCGGGTCTGGAGCGGCTTCGCCTGGCGCCCGGACAACTGGATCGACAAGCTCACCGGCTCCGCGCGCGTGCGCACGATGATCGACGCGGGTGCGGACACCGACGAGGTGGTGGCCGGGTGGCAGGAGGACCTGGCGGCGTTCCGGAGGATGCGGCGGAAGTACCTCCACTACCGCTGA
- a CDS encoding class I adenylate-forming enzyme family protein — protein MTESRYAAKPWLGLLSDAQKGAISPAASLVHALRAAVAETPDSDFLAYFDGRLTYREADELSDSVAGHLAARGLRRGDRVAVLLQNSPHFVLALLGAWKAGAVVVPVNPMYKSGEVAHVLRDGEVAALICSDRAWESYLRETAADSPVRIVLTGCELDFQSRGDTRVLTFERLPQAPDADDLTTVARAGHQAPEDRDLDPAEVALISYTSGTSGTPKGATNTHGNIMYNAERQRTGLGLPERPVYFALAPLFHITGMVCQLGACLNSAGTLVLAYRFESGVVLDAFAEHRPHYTVGPSTAFMALAAHPSVTRDHFSSFRVISSGGAPLPPALVEKFRAGFGPYIRNGYGLTECTAPCASVPPHLEAPVDPESGTLAVGLPGPDTVVRIVDDAGAEVPFGEQGEIVVAGPQVVPGYWRRPDATAATFPGTELRTGDIGFMDEQGWLYVVDRKKDMINASGFKVWPREVEDVLYTHPAVREAAVVGVPDGYRGETVKAYISLRPDADTDPDALAAYCKERLAAYKYPRQVEILPDLPKTASGKILRRELRSRTHGD, from the coding sequence GTGACCGAGTCCCGTTACGCGGCCAAGCCCTGGCTCGGCCTGCTCAGCGACGCCCAGAAGGGCGCGATCAGCCCGGCCGCCTCCCTCGTGCACGCCCTGCGCGCCGCCGTGGCCGAGACGCCCGACAGCGACTTCCTGGCCTACTTCGACGGCCGGCTGACCTACCGGGAGGCCGACGAGCTCAGCGACTCCGTCGCCGGGCACCTGGCGGCCCGCGGCCTCCGGCGCGGCGACCGGGTCGCGGTACTACTGCAGAACTCCCCGCACTTCGTGCTCGCCCTGCTGGGCGCGTGGAAGGCGGGCGCGGTCGTCGTGCCCGTCAATCCCATGTACAAGTCGGGCGAGGTGGCCCACGTCCTGCGCGACGGAGAGGTCGCCGCGCTCATCTGCTCGGACCGGGCCTGGGAGTCGTATCTGCGCGAGACGGCGGCGGACTCGCCCGTGCGGATCGTGCTCACCGGGTGCGAACTGGACTTCCAGAGCCGCGGCGACACGCGCGTGCTCACCTTCGAACGCCTGCCGCAGGCCCCGGACGCCGACGACCTGACAACCGTCGCGCGGGCCGGACACCAGGCGCCCGAGGACCGGGACCTCGACCCTGCCGAGGTCGCGCTGATCAGCTACACCTCGGGCACGAGCGGCACGCCCAAGGGCGCCACCAACACGCACGGCAACATCATGTACAACGCCGAGCGCCAGCGGACCGGGCTCGGACTGCCCGAGCGGCCGGTGTACTTCGCGCTGGCGCCGCTGTTCCACATCACCGGCATGGTCTGCCAGCTCGGAGCCTGCCTGAACAGCGCGGGCACCCTCGTGCTGGCCTACCGCTTCGAGTCGGGCGTCGTGCTGGACGCGTTCGCCGAGCACCGCCCGCACTACACCGTCGGTCCGTCCACGGCCTTCATGGCGCTGGCGGCCCACCCCTCCGTCACCCGCGACCACTTCTCCTCCTTCCGGGTGATCTCCTCCGGCGGCGCCCCGCTGCCGCCCGCACTGGTGGAGAAGTTCCGGGCCGGTTTCGGACCGTACATTCGCAACGGCTACGGGCTGACCGAGTGCACCGCGCCCTGCGCCTCGGTGCCGCCCCATCTGGAGGCGCCGGTCGACCCCGAGTCCGGGACCCTCGCCGTGGGACTGCCCGGCCCCGACACGGTCGTGCGGATCGTCGACGACGCCGGCGCGGAGGTGCCCTTCGGCGAGCAGGGCGAGATCGTCGTCGCCGGCCCGCAGGTCGTGCCCGGCTACTGGCGCCGCCCCGACGCCACCGCCGCCACGTTCCCCGGCACCGAACTGCGCACCGGCGACATCGGCTTCATGGACGAGCAGGGCTGGCTCTACGTCGTCGACCGCAAGAAGGACATGATCAACGCGTCCGGCTTCAAGGTGTGGCCGCGCGAGGTCGAGGACGTCCTCTACACGCACCCGGCGGTACGCGAGGCCGCCGTCGTGGGGGTGCCCGACGGGTATCGCGGGGAGACGGTCAAGGCCTACATCAGCCTGCGGCCGGACGCCGACACGGACCCGGATGCACTCGCCGCCTACTGCAAGGAGAGACTGGCCGCCTACAAATATCCGCGTCAGGTGGAGATCCTGCCGGACTTGCCGAAAACGGCCAGTGGGAAGATCCTCCGACGGGAACTTCGTTCCCGTACGCACGGCGACTGA
- a CDS encoding acyl-CoA dehydrogenase family protein — translation MDFAFDARTEELRAKLLAFMDEYVYPAEAVAHEQRERLASPWETVPVVEELKAEARRQGLWNLFLPDSEYGAGLTNLQYAPLAEIMGRSPQLAPTVTNCAAPDTGNMEVLTQFGDERQQKQWLEPLLAGEIRSAFAMTEPDVASSDATNITTHIERDGDEYVITGRKWYISGAMHPDCKIFIVMGKTDPDGEDIRRQQSMVLVPRDTPGVTVKRAMQVFGYEDHYHGGHAEVIFDHARVPVSNLVGEDGGGFAIAQARLGPGRIHHCMRLIGMAERAIELMCRRAVSRNAFGKSLAQQGVVHNWIADARVTVEQLRLLVLKTAWLMDTVGNRGAHTEIQSIKIATPRAVVDILDRAIQLHGAGGVSQDFPLAELYAGARTLMIADGPDEVHQRSLARRELKRYL, via the coding sequence ATGGACTTCGCTTTCGACGCGCGCACCGAAGAGCTGCGCGCCAAGCTCCTCGCCTTCATGGACGAGTACGTCTACCCGGCCGAGGCGGTCGCGCACGAGCAGCGCGAGCGGCTGGCGTCGCCCTGGGAGACCGTGCCCGTGGTGGAGGAGCTCAAGGCAGAGGCACGCCGGCAGGGCCTGTGGAACCTCTTCCTGCCGGACTCCGAGTACGGGGCGGGGCTGACGAACCTCCAGTACGCGCCGCTCGCCGAGATCATGGGCCGCTCCCCGCAGCTGGCGCCGACGGTGACGAACTGCGCGGCGCCCGACACCGGGAACATGGAGGTGCTCACCCAGTTCGGCGACGAGCGGCAGCAGAAGCAGTGGCTTGAGCCGCTGCTGGCCGGGGAGATCCGCTCGGCGTTCGCGATGACCGAGCCGGACGTGGCCTCTTCGGACGCCACCAACATCACCACGCACATCGAGCGGGACGGCGACGAGTACGTCATCACCGGCCGCAAGTGGTACATCTCCGGGGCGATGCACCCCGACTGCAAGATCTTCATCGTGATGGGCAAGACCGACCCGGACGGGGAGGACATCCGCCGCCAGCAGTCGATGGTGCTGGTGCCGCGCGACACCCCGGGCGTCACCGTCAAGCGGGCCATGCAGGTGTTCGGGTACGAGGACCACTACCACGGTGGTCACGCCGAGGTGATCTTCGACCACGCGCGCGTGCCGGTGTCGAACCTGGTCGGTGAGGATGGTGGCGGTTTCGCCATCGCGCAGGCGCGGCTCGGCCCCGGGCGGATCCACCACTGCATGCGGCTGATCGGCATGGCGGAGCGGGCGATCGAGCTCATGTGCCGGCGGGCGGTGTCCCGGAACGCGTTCGGGAAGTCGCTGGCGCAGCAAGGCGTGGTGCACAACTGGATCGCGGACGCGCGGGTGACGGTGGAGCAGCTTCGGCTCCTGGTGCTGAAGACCGCGTGGCTGATGGACACGGTGGGGAACCGGGGCGCGCACACCGAGATCCAGTCGATCAAGATCGCCACGCCACGGGCGGTGGTGGACATCCTCGACCGGGCGATCCAGCTGCACGGCGCCGGCGGAGTGAGCCAGGACTTCCCGCTGGCGGAGCTGTACGCCGGGGCGCGGACGCTGATGATCGCGGACGGGCCGGACGAGGTGCACCAGCGGTCGCTGGCGCGACGGGAGTTGAAGCGGTACCTGTGA
- a CDS encoding DUF202 domain-containing protein, which yields MSNPAPRPRDPDRDPGLQPERTRLAWRRTTLSGTVVAVLAVKTVLHGGASAAGITAGALCCVLWLGFLSVAHRRIRTLAATPSPVAFAPRHAAAAVLCTVAMAACGAALVL from the coding sequence GTGAGCAACCCGGCACCCCGGCCGCGCGACCCCGACCGCGACCCCGGGCTGCAGCCCGAGCGGACCCGGCTCGCGTGGCGGCGGACGACGCTGTCGGGCACCGTCGTCGCCGTGCTCGCGGTGAAGACCGTGCTGCACGGCGGGGCGTCGGCGGCCGGAATCACCGCGGGCGCGCTGTGCTGTGTGCTCTGGCTGGGCTTCCTGAGCGTCGCCCACCGGCGCATCCGCACCCTCGCGGCCACGCCGAGCCCCGTGGCCTTCGCACCGCGGCATGCCGCGGCCGCGGTGCTGTGCACGGTGGCGATGGCGGCGTGCGGGGCCGCCCTCGTCCTCTAG
- a CDS encoding SDR family oxidoreductase, translated as MVGAFQGAGVVVTGAGGGIGAALARRFAAEGARVVVNDLDSGRAKGVADEIDGIALPGDASAIVDDARDALGGTVDVYCANAGVAFEGGTAGGPLDETAWAASWDVNVMAHVRAAHALLPAWLERGSGRFVSTVSAAGLLTMIGAAPYAVTKHGALAFAEWLSLTYRHRGVKVHAICPQGVRTDMLAATGSAGDLVLQPTAIEPEAVADALLQGIEEDRFLILPHPEVAAYHQARAGDPDRWLSGMNRIQQQWEEAR; from the coding sequence ATGGTGGGAGCCTTTCAAGGGGCCGGAGTCGTTGTCACGGGGGCCGGAGGCGGGATCGGGGCCGCGCTCGCCCGGCGCTTCGCCGCGGAAGGCGCCCGGGTCGTGGTGAACGACCTGGACTCCGGGCGGGCCAAGGGCGTCGCGGACGAGATCGACGGCATCGCCCTGCCCGGCGACGCCTCCGCGATCGTCGATGACGCCCGGGACGCACTCGGCGGCACCGTCGACGTCTACTGCGCCAACGCCGGTGTCGCCTTCGAGGGCGGGACGGCCGGCGGGCCGCTGGACGAGACGGCCTGGGCCGCCTCCTGGGACGTGAACGTGATGGCACACGTCCGGGCCGCCCACGCCCTGCTGCCCGCCTGGCTGGAGCGCGGCAGCGGCCGGTTCGTCTCCACCGTGTCCGCCGCCGGGCTGCTCACCATGATCGGGGCGGCGCCCTACGCCGTCACCAAGCACGGCGCGCTCGCCTTCGCCGAGTGGCTGTCCCTGACCTACCGGCACCGGGGCGTGAAGGTCCACGCGATCTGCCCGCAGGGCGTGCGCACCGACATGCTGGCCGCCACCGGCAGCGCGGGCGACCTGGTGCTCCAGCCGACCGCCATCGAGCCGGAGGCCGTCGCGGACGCCCTGCTCCAGGGCATCGAGGAGGACCGGTTCCTGATCCTGCCGCACCCCGAGGTCGCCGCCTACCACCAGGCCCGGGCCGGTGATCCCGACCGCTGGCTGTCCGGCATGAACCGCATCCAGCAGCAGTGGGAGGAGGCCCGGTGA
- a CDS encoding phosphotransferase family protein: MSPDHPPGLDLDRLRGLLDRERPGLVNGPLSGRLIEGGRSNLTYAVSDGASRWVVRRPPLGHVLATAHDMKREHRVISALHPTAVPVPEPVLLCEDEEVLGSPFYVMEFVDGTPYRTADQLVPLGPERTRGAVLNLVDTLVELHAVDPGEVGLADFGRPEGFLDRQLRRWGKQLDASRNRDLDGIDELHAALGRELPGSPAPAVVHGDYRLDNVLIGEDDSIRAILDWEMSTLGDPLTDLGLLVMYSMPLGMPESPVSTTAEAPGHPAPSELIERYAARSGRDVSAVSWYTAFAWFKLAVILEGIHYRYTLGQTVGRGFDRIGDLVPVFVRHGLTTLHEGLQEG, from the coding sequence ATGAGCCCCGACCATCCGCCCGGACTGGATCTCGACCGGTTGCGCGGTCTGCTCGACCGCGAGCGGCCAGGCCTGGTGAACGGCCCGCTGTCCGGCCGGCTGATCGAGGGCGGACGGTCGAACCTCACCTACGCGGTCTCCGACGGCGCCTCCCGGTGGGTCGTGCGCCGGCCCCCGCTCGGTCATGTCCTGGCCACCGCGCACGACATGAAGCGCGAGCACCGGGTGATCAGCGCGCTGCACCCGACGGCCGTACCCGTGCCGGAACCGGTGCTGCTGTGCGAGGACGAGGAGGTGCTCGGGTCGCCCTTCTACGTCATGGAGTTCGTCGACGGCACCCCCTACCGCACCGCCGACCAGCTCGTCCCGCTCGGTCCGGAGCGGACCCGGGGCGCGGTGCTGAACCTGGTCGACACGCTGGTGGAGCTGCACGCGGTCGACCCGGGCGAGGTGGGCCTGGCGGACTTCGGCCGGCCCGAGGGCTTCCTGGACCGGCAGCTGCGGCGCTGGGGCAAGCAGCTGGACGCCTCGCGCAACCGCGACCTGGACGGCATCGACGAGCTGCACGCGGCCCTCGGGCGCGAGCTGCCCGGCTCCCCCGCCCCGGCCGTCGTGCACGGCGACTACCGGCTGGACAACGTGCTGATCGGCGAGGACGACTCGATCCGGGCGATCCTCGACTGGGAGATGTCGACGCTGGGCGACCCGCTCACCGACCTGGGCCTGCTGGTGATGTACAGCATGCCGCTCGGCATGCCCGAGTCCCCCGTCTCCACGACCGCCGAGGCCCCCGGGCATCCGGCGCCGTCGGAACTCATCGAGCGGTACGCCGCGCGCTCCGGGCGCGACGTCTCCGCGGTCTCCTGGTACACGGCGTTCGCCTGGTTCAAGCTCGCCGTGATCCTCGAGGGCATCCACTACCGCTACACGCTGGGCCAGACGGTCGGGCGCGGCTTCGACCGCATCGGCGACCTCGTCCCCGTCTTCGTCCGGCACGGACTGACCACGCTCCACGAAGGCCTCCAGGAGGGCTGA